Within the Emticicia oligotrophica DSM 17448 genome, the region CCCTAAATTTAATAAAAAGTAAGGTAAAGGTCAGGTAAACTTCCTAGTTTAAACTAAATTGACTTTAATGACTTCCGGAAAATTCATTCAAAATTTCTCATGCAAAAATTTATTGTCTTATTATTATTTCCCATTTTAGTTCAAGCTCAAAAATTTAAAGAGATATATACCCCTGAAGAGGTGAAGGAAGACATGGCATTCTTGAAAAAACGTTTCGAGAAAATACATCCCGGCATGTACTTCTATACAGGTCGTGAAGCGTATAAAGAAATGTTTGATTCGCTTTATAATTCAATTGATAAACCACTCAATTATTTAGAAACATTTAGAATACTATCTGTTTTAGTGACAAAAGTGAAAGATGGACATACGAACCTTCGGTACGATAAAAACCGATTTAAGAAAAAAAATGCCAAGTTCGTACCATTTTATCTAAGAAAAATAGGTGAGAAATTTTACCTTGCTTTAAACTACTCTCGTGATTCGACCATTATTAGGGGTAGTGAAGTTCTAACATTCAATGATATATCTACCGAACAGCTCATTGAAAAATTCAAAACCTTAGTTTCGAGTGATAACGATAATCAACAGGTTAAAGAATATTATACTACGGGTGCCTTTCCTACTTATTTTAAAAGGTATTATGGAGAAGTAGATTCCATAAAAATTTGCTATCGTTTGCCGAATATTGATTCTGTTTTTTGCAAAAAGGTAGCCTGCATGACCAATGCTGAAATATTAAAAATTGACAAAAAACGTTATAAAAACCTTAATAGAGCGAACCTTTCTCTTAAACTCTTGGATAGTGCAAACCACATTGCAAAACTTGACATTACTGAGTTTATGATGAAAGCTACCGCATTGGATTTTAGACAACAGAAGTTTAAAAGAGTACTCAACGAACGTTTCAAGACCATTAAACAACTAAAAGTAGAGCACCTTATCATTGATTTTAGAGCTAATGGCGGTGGCTATATCCCTAACATCTCAAGGCTTTTGAAATACCTATCTCCTACGCCTTTCACGCTGGTTGATACTCTCGCATTCAAGAAAAAAGCCTATTTTTCGATATTTAGGCCTTATTATCTGGGTCCACCAATAATAGCTTGGCTTGGATTTCCTAAAAGAGATGGCGAATTTATGTATCGAGTAAATAAGAAGAATGATAAGCAAAAACCTAATAAATCCTTGAGTTTTAAAGGAAAAACCTATTTCATAACCGACCCCGGTTGTTATTCAGCAACTACTTTCACACTTAACTTAGCCAAGGATTTGGGAATTCCTGAAAAAATCATCGGACAACAAGTTGGGGGAGCTACTTGGGGGAGTTTTGCTGTTGACTGGAGTGACTTTAAACTACCCAACACTAAATTTATTGTTCATACACCACTTATTAAAATCAATCATAAACTACCGAATAAAGCCAATAAAAACTTCTTTTTACAACCCGATTATGAAGTAAATAGAAATAGAGATGAATTACTCAAAAACAATACTAGCGTAGTAGATTTTACGGTTGAAATGATTAGAAAAAGTGAAATTCAAAAACGTCAATAAAACATTTTTAGCCTCGAAAAGTTTTACAGAAAATATTACCCAATCGTAAAACTATGCCGAAGCGAACCTCAATTAATGATATCAAAGTAATTGATGATTTGAACTATTTAGAACGGATTGTTCAAGATAAACGCAATGATAAACGAGCAGATGCAAAGAAAAATCGGCGAAATCGCCATTACACCAAAGTATTGATAAAATACCAGTTAAAAGAGGATTTGTTTAATTATGAACAATATTAAAAATGGGTATCTCTAATAAATAGATTTAGAGATACCCATTTTTAATACTTATAAAATCTTACCAAAAAATCGTGTAAATCAACGTAAAGATAGTAACTACTACTACCGCTCCAATGGCGAAAGATTTATCGACCTTAAACCATGCTTTATTTACTTCAAAAGCATTTTCTTGGTCTTTACCTTTTCCTTCAATTAAACTTATGGATATATGAACTAATGAGCATATCCAAAATACTACACCCATGCGGTTCATGAAAGGAAATGTTGGATATAAACTTTCAATGATAGCTGATAATACAATACTTAATACAGCTGCGGTAAGTGCTCCGTTAGCAGTAGCCTTTTTCCAGAAAAATCCTAATAAGAAAATACTCAAAATACCCGGTGAAATATAACCTGTATATACCTGAATATACTCAAACGCTTGTCCGAAATTTGCCAATAGTGGACTCACAATTAAAGCGATGATAAATGCAATAACAATTGCCACTCGACCCGTCCAAACTGTTTGTTTTTCGGTAAG harbors:
- a CDS encoding S41 family peptidase translates to MQKFIVLLLFPILVQAQKFKEIYTPEEVKEDMAFLKKRFEKIHPGMYFYTGREAYKEMFDSLYNSIDKPLNYLETFRILSVLVTKVKDGHTNLRYDKNRFKKKNAKFVPFYLRKIGEKFYLALNYSRDSTIIRGSEVLTFNDISTEQLIEKFKTLVSSDNDNQQVKEYYTTGAFPTYFKRYYGEVDSIKICYRLPNIDSVFCKKVACMTNAEILKIDKKRYKNLNRANLSLKLLDSANHIAKLDITEFMMKATALDFRQQKFKRVLNERFKTIKQLKVEHLIIDFRANGGGYIPNISRLLKYLSPTPFTLVDTLAFKKKAYFSIFRPYYLGPPIIAWLGFPKRDGEFMYRVNKKNDKQKPNKSLSFKGKTYFITDPGCYSATTFTLNLAKDLGIPEKIIGQQVGGATWGSFAVDWSDFKLPNTKFIVHTPLIKINHKLPNKANKNFFLQPDYEVNRNRDELLKNNTSVVDFTVEMIRKSEIQKRQ